From Sardina pilchardus chromosome 9, fSarPil1.1, whole genome shotgun sequence, a single genomic window includes:
- the wnt7aa gene encoding wingless-type MMTV integration site family, member 7Aa yields the protein MSRKTRRWIFHIFLCLGIVYLKIGGFSSVVALGASIICNKIPGLAPRQRTICQSRPDAIIVIGEGAQMGINECQFQFKNGRWNCSALGERTVFGKELKVGSKEAAFTYAIISAGVAHAITAACTQGNLSGCGCDKEKQGFYNQEEGWKWGGCSADIRYGLSFSKVFVDAREIRQNARTLMNLHNNEVGRKILEKNMRLECKCHGVSGSCTTKTCWTTLPKFRQLGYVLKEKYSQAVHVEAIRASRNKRPKFLKVKSTFRKPLDTDLVYIEKSPNYCEADPVTGSMGTQGRMCNKTAQQPNGCDLMCCGRGYNTHQYSRVWQCNCKFLWCCYVKCNTCSERTEVYTCK from the exons ATGAGTAGAAAGACGCGTCGCTGgatttttcacatttttctcTGCTTGGGGATTGTGTATTTGAAAATTGG GGGCTTTTCGTCTGTGGTTGCTCTGGGGGCAAGTATTATCTGTAACAAAATTCCCGGTTTGGCCCCTCGTCAAAGGACGATCTGTCAAAGCCGTCCCGACGCTATCATAGTCATCGGAGAAGGAGCACAAATGGGAATCAACGAGTGCCAGTTTCAGTTCAAGAATGGACGGTGGAATTGCTCTGCCCTTGGCGAGAGGACTGTCTTTGGAAAAGAATTGAAAGTGG GCAGTAAAGAGGCGGCCTTCACCTACGCCATCATCTCGGCCGGTGTGGCCCACGCCATCACGGCGGCCTGCACCCAGGGCAACCTAAGCGGCTGTGGATGTGACAAGGAGAAGCAGGGCTTCTACAACCAGGAGGAAGGCTGGAAGTGGGGCGGCTGTTCGGCCGACATCCGCTACGGCCTCAGCTTCTCCAAGGTGTTTGTGGACGCGCGCGAGATCCGACAGAACGCCCGGACGCTCATGAACCTGCACAACAACGAGGTCGGCCGAAAG ATCCTGGAGAAGAACATGCGGCTGGAGTGCAAGTGCCACGGCGTGTCGGGCTCGTGCACCACCAAGACCTGCTGGACGACGCTGCCCAAGTTCCGGCAGCTGGGCTACGTGCTGAAGGAGAAGTACAGCCAGGCCGTGCACGTGGAGGCCATCCGCGCCAGCCGCAACAAGCGGCCCAAGTTCCTCAAGGTGAAGAGCACCTTCCGCAAGCCGCTCGACACCGACCTGGTGTACATCGAGAAGTCGCCCAACTACTGCGAGGCCGACCCGGTGACAGGCAGCATGGGCACGCAGGGGCGCATGTGCAACAAGACGGCGCAGCAGCCCAACGGCTGCGACCTGATGTGCTGCGGCCGCGGCTACAACACGCACCAGTACTCGCGCGTCTGGCAGTGCAACTGCAAGTTCCTCTGGTGCTGCTACGTCAAGTGCAACACCTGCAGCGAGAGGACAGAGGTGTACACCTGTAAATAA
- the LOC134091778 gene encoding E3 ubiquitin-protein ligase TRIM63-like: MCRKVTHLRSKGINGLKRNLFAENVLDKLKQEIEEMAKEELIKKDICPQHKEEENLYCLTDNQPICTTCKIFGDHSTHEVAKISDMYKLRKELFDEQMKMVLSKCDAHANIIQELGHNMELLLFSKKHTQDYVKKVGNSLIWEIQMKVSALIMRIEAETDIKSELMQRGLEVLYEPKRLYDEMLQHGQSKTPLEFLKKEVDLRGRAEKLVLVDELGPQCRDYVSHGKYVEELMSGFEMETMGKITRKSLVRKLSKILKEWKSDRKHFDDTAYRSLDLILEKNVFLEQEQDSKDSLAGELWRSEEDIDAKEGAIASKAEVHQQTSKCNV, encoded by the exons ATGTGCCGCAAG GTCACTCACTTACGCAGCAAAGGAATTAATGGGCTTAAAAGAAACCTATTTGCTGAAAATGTGCTAGATAAACTCAAACAAGAGATTGAGGAAATGGCTAAAGAAGAGTTGATCAAAAAAGACATATGCCCACAACATAAAGAGGAGGAAAATCTG TACTGTCTGACTGACAACCAACCAATCTGCACCACCTGCAAGATTTTTGGAGACCATAGTACCCATGAGGTTGCTAAAATAAGTGATATGTACAAGTTGCGGAAGGAGCTCTTTGATGAGCAGATGAAAATGGTGCTGTCTAAATGTGATGCACATGCCAACATCATCCAG GAGCTGGGGCATAACATGGAACTGCTTCTGTTCAGCAAAAAGCACACCCAGGACTATGTAAAGAAAGTTGGAAACAGTCTCATATGGGAGATCCAGATGAAAGTGTCTGCGCTCATTATGCGAATTGAGGCTGAAACTGACATTAAGTCCGAACTGATGCAGCGCGGCCTGGAGGTGCTCTATGAGCCAAAAAGACTATATGATGAAATGCTCCAACATGGTCAGAGCAAAACGCCACTGGAGTTCCTCAAGAAGGAGGTTGATCTAAGAGGGAGGGCTGAAAAGTTGGTCTTGGTTGATGAACTTGGCCCGCAGTGTAGAGATTATGTCTCACACGGCAAGTATGTCGAAGAACTAATGAGTGGCTTTGAAATGGAAACGATGGGCAAAATAACAAGAAAAAGCCTTGTGAGGAAACTTTCTAAGATCCTAAAAGAATGGAAATCTGACCGAAAACATTTTGATGATACTGCTTACCGAAGTTTAGATTTGATCCTGGAAAAAAACGTGTTCCTTGAGCAGGAGCAGGATTCCAAAGACAGCTTGGCCGGGGAACTTTGGAGGTCTGAAGAGGATATCGATGCCAAAGAGGGGGCAATAGCATCTAAGGCCGAAGTTCACCAACAGACTTCAAAGTGCAACGTGTAA
- the ptpdc1a gene encoding protein tyrosine phosphatase domain-containing protein 1 — translation MKTSDDCTLTRNEEPAPAMAAGVSLLSDVPYPSPVEPSTEMEPVSVRVPTAKYTKVGETLRHVIPGPMQCSMTCGGRACKYENPSRWSDEEQAIKGLYSSWITDNLLAMARPSTEIIEKYNIIEQFQGCGLKTVINLQRPGEHASCGNPLEAESGFTYRPEIFMEAGIYFYNFGWKDYGVASLTTILDMVKVMSFAIQEGKMAIHCHAGLGRTGVLLACYLVFTSRMSADQAILFVRAKRPNSIQTRGQLLCVREFAQFLVPLRSVFSCAEPRAHAVTLTQYLTRQRHLLHGYEARLMKHVPKPVQLVCRLLLDVAENRTVPEDELRPAPELPDLAAEVEKTVSQQALQQLGKEMRGKGIPVPSPRVSLTTPVPVLLAHDRPLCSEQDMVWRRREPFDLLKPLRTLKRSLSLSDTALHILSSQMHPAGASASALSHRPMSDLFNPCVAFHNSLGDSESTWCPPGQPHCRGRGRSRNGDSPSNRSPSNSPVSDKPRRKEAEKKPGGSCQSRRVPLRQSQRSMSVGYAEGNRGTNESMLSAQDVEGCGKGCVDRGNSSAVSDLGSTEACNVNSEERPHFPFITLQNELSPQARRVLVAQALATESDQEELRDKVLEWQTELNSREGTWERLCLERDPLVLSSLMWSWLEQLRDPVISYEDVEALEENNYSPQQALDSLDKGHKQTLLCILDCAAHLLEIPEGVEKGILDRIIKTFTKVDMESENGQAVCHTLRAVLVPILHELRAKAEEEVDFIGQYDEYP, via the exons CGCCAGCCATGGCAGCGGGAGTAAGCCTGTTGAGTGACGTTCCTTACCCCAGTCCTGTGGAGCCCAGCACGGAGATGGAGCCAG TCAGTGTTCGGGTCCCGACAGCTAAGTACACTAAAGTCGGGGAGACCCTGCGGCATGTCATCCCTGGTCCCATGCAGTGTTCCATGACCTGTGGAGGGCGCGCCTGCAAGTACGAGAACCCCTCTCGCTGGAGCGACGAGGAGCAAGCCATCAAGGGCCTCTACTCGTCTTG GATCACAGACAACCTACTAGCTATGGCGAGGCCTTCAACAGAAATCATTGAAAAGTATAACATCATTGAACAGTTCCAAGG GTGTGGCCTAAAAACGGTGATTAATCTGCAGCGTCCAGGCGAGCATGCCAGCTGTGGCAACCCTCTGGAGGCAGAGAGTGGCTTCACCTATCGCCCTGAGATCTTCATGGAAGCAGGAA TTTACTTTTACAATTTTGGATGGAAGGACTATGGTGTGGCGTCTCTGACCACCATCTTGGACATGGTGAAAGTGATGTCCTTTGCCATTCAGGAGGGAAAAATGGCCATCCACTGCCATGCGGGTCTTGGAAGAACAG GTGTCTTATTAGCGTGCTACCTCGTTTTTACTTCACGGATGAGCGCTGACCAGGCCATCCTGTTTGTGCGCGCAAAGCGCCCCAACTCCATCCAGACGCGGGGACAGCTGCTGTGCGTGCGGGAGTTCGCCCAGTTCCTGGTGCCGCTGCGCAGCGTCTTCTCCTGCGCCGAGCCGAGGGCCCACGCCGTCACGCTCACGCAGTACCTGACCCGCCAGCGCCACCTGCTGCACGGCTACGAGGCGCGGCTCATGAAGCACGTGCCCAAACCCGTGCAGCTCGTCTGCCGCCTGCTGCTGGACGTGGCCGAGAACCGCACCGTCCCCGAGGACGAACTGCGGCCGGCGCCCGAGCTGCCGGACCTCGCCGCGGAGGTGGAGAAGACCGTATCCCAGCAGGCTCTGCAGCAGCTTGGCAAGGAGATGAGGGGGAAGGGCATCCCCGTGCCTTCGCCACGTGTCTCGCTGACGACCCCCGTCCCCGTGCTGCTGGCTCACGACCGGCCTTTGTGCAGCGAACAGGATATGGTTTGGAGGCGGCGCGAACCCTTCGACCTCCTGAAACCCCTCCGTACCCTCAAGAGAAGCCTTAGCTTGAGCGACACTGCCCTGCACATCCTGTCCTCTCAGATGCATCCAGCAGGGGCCTCTGCAAGTGCACTTAGCCACAGGCCAATGTCCGACCTCTTCAACCCATGCGTCGCCTTTCACAACAGCCTTGGGGACTCGGAGTCTACTTGGTGTCCACCAGGTCAACCTCACTGTCGCGGTCGCGGTCGCAGTCGCAACGGTGACAGCCCAAGCAATCGCTCTCCCTCCAACTCGCCAGTCTCAGACAAACCTCGGAggaaagaggcagagaaaaaGCCTGGAGGATCTTGCCAGTCAAGACGGGTACCTCTCAGACAGAGTCAGCGTAGCATGTCTGTTGGGTATGCTGAAGGCAACAGAGGAACCAACGAATCCATGTTGTCAGCACAGGATGTAGAAGGTTGTGGGAAGGGTTGTGTTGACAGGGGGAACTCATCAGCCGTATCTGATCTTGGCTCAACGGAAGCTTGCAATGTTAATTCGGAGGAGAGGCCACACTTCCCCTTCATCACACTCCAGAATGAGCTCAGCCCGCAGGCCAGGCGAGTCTTGGTCGCTCAAGCACTTGCGACAGAATCTGACCAAGAGGAGCTCAGAGACAAGGTGTTAGAGTGGCAG ACGGAGCTGAACTCCAGAGAGGGGACCTGGGAGCGACTCTGCCTGGAGCGGGACCCTCTGGTGCTCTCTAGTCTCATGTGGTCCTGGCTAGAGCAGCTCAGAGATCCGGTGATCAGCTATGAGGATGTGGAGGCACTGGAGGAGAACAACTATAGCCCACAACAGGCTCTTGACTCACTCGACAAG GGCCACAAACAAACCCTGTTGTGCATTCTTGATTGTGCTGCACATCTATTAGAGATACCGGAGGGGGTGGAAAAGGGCATTCTCGATCGTATAATCAAAACATTTACCAAG GTGGATATGGAATCGGAGAACGGCCAGGCGGTCTGCCATACCCTGCGGGCAGTCTTGGTCCCCATTCTCCATGAGCTGAGGGCCAAAGCAGAAGAGGAAGTGGACTTCATAGGCCAGTATGACGAGTACCCCTGA